From a single Methylosinus sp. H3A genomic region:
- a CDS encoding SIR2 family protein has product MAQELYGAKSANAPRDPLRLAEEFRAGLGDAALTDFLRRRIRDDTFEPGPIHRDLLDLPWADVLTTNYDTLLERAAQDARRGYDLVLTEHDLPHAGGPRIVKLHGSLRDGADVVISEEDYRTYPQRRAAFVNTARQVFIENELCLLGFSGDDPNFLQWAGWVRDQLSGRARRIYLVGALDLPPVKRRLLETRGVAPIDLAPAVAGERADRRHAAAIGLFLAHLKAARPTEPDDWKPTSYHNYPSLRIGDPDAWSRDFRNPEKVVEAFRGVLAIWREDRQTCPRWLVCLNDVRQSIRNSTITVDNPVLALDTLPESERRDAVLELAWRYDRGAQPVPPWLAERMDAISTPAALADADPELVGALARAVLGAARASNDEAVFETRAARFESLAAPSDLPALVAHERCLFARDRLDFAFVAENTSKIDGDDPLWSLRRAAMLYWVGEMEAAQRTVGAAARELRARVLRDPDSVALRSRLAWAVMLVSVVRWEDDGGLLAELDGLDRLALREYDPWKQLHALDAESDEQLRKRMEARQIEPGFEAGTYRDNGNSVTFADSEVTTLGELRHVAERAGLPIHTQHVNVLGTRLADALRLVFEPTAAWHAAFLSTQPDYSKGPIDIHLGRIAVARLDEKAVAELRKRLEHAITYWCARLRSKGNDYKDVDVLRLYVEALSRVAARDDADNAKAHVRLAVELATDGGLKHWRMNEPIGHLLKRAVDAVPTDERGELSSELLRFPLAVERDTSIPPGSWYDPGEDAYRFVRRSGNEAIFDARVAAFLRHLVDGGPSRTEAAVRLLYLHEREQLKSDQVSSFADALWKDIPPGSNDLPKGLNLLSHAFLIAPAPPTIDARARVYSHFYGPGDGADPIHLVAAASGRKPYMQPTESDAVRLFRKVAGWRPEKPVSDVLRNALVHVARQENSRLMAFILGIVAAPALGKHDRSVEQAEAALTFLHETGLPEALSSLPVFYGVDANINRRIEAAFVRPLAIGDRRATPAAVDALDRWLRLSEIDQAPPLPDVLRDRALRAFERGRIGGLGSLIYLARRLIEADRCGSAELDRITEMLDELREATDYGPPDGDGHIQSDRAVSLPLARAECVRLARALERKGVTTEPVHAWRELAARDPLPEVREATRDVTDE; this is encoded by the coding sequence ATGGCGCAAGAACTCTACGGAGCGAAAAGCGCCAATGCTCCAAGGGATCCACTGCGGCTCGCAGAGGAGTTCCGCGCTGGGCTCGGCGACGCGGCACTCACGGATTTCCTGCGTCGCCGCATCCGCGATGATACCTTCGAACCAGGACCAATCCATCGCGACTTACTCGATCTGCCTTGGGCCGACGTGTTGACGACGAACTATGACACGCTGCTCGAAAGAGCGGCGCAGGACGCTCGGCGCGGCTACGATCTCGTTCTTACCGAGCACGATCTTCCCCACGCCGGAGGCCCGCGAATTGTCAAGTTGCACGGCTCGCTGCGGGATGGCGCGGATGTCGTGATCTCAGAGGAGGACTACCGAACTTACCCGCAGCGCAGAGCGGCGTTCGTCAACACGGCCCGGCAGGTATTCATCGAGAACGAACTCTGCCTGCTCGGCTTCTCGGGCGACGACCCTAACTTCCTGCAATGGGCCGGGTGGGTGCGCGATCAATTGAGCGGCCGGGCTCGGCGGATTTATCTTGTCGGCGCACTCGACCTGCCGCCGGTCAAGCGGCGCTTGCTGGAGACGCGTGGAGTCGCTCCGATCGATCTTGCCCCTGCGGTTGCGGGCGAGCGGGCCGATCGGCGCCATGCCGCTGCGATCGGTTTGTTTCTCGCGCACCTCAAGGCAGCTCGACCCACAGAACCAGACGATTGGAAGCCAACGTCGTATCATAATTATCCGAGTTTACGTATCGGCGATCCTGATGCGTGGTCCCGCGACTTTCGAAATCCAGAAAAGGTCGTTGAAGCGTTTCGCGGGGTGCTCGCGATCTGGCGAGAGGACCGGCAAACGTGCCCAAGGTGGCTCGTCTGCCTGAACGACGTGCGTCAATCTATCAGGAATAGCACAATTACCGTCGATAATCCGGTTCTCGCCCTAGACACCTTGCCCGAGAGCGAGCGTCGGGATGCCGTGTTGGAATTGGCCTGGCGCTACGACCGCGGGGCGCAGCCAGTCCCACCGTGGTTGGCTGAGCGCATGGATGCGATTTCGACGCCCGCGGCGCTGGCCGACGCCGATCCGGAGCTCGTGGGCGCACTCGCCCGAGCTGTGCTGGGCGCAGCGCGTGCGAGCAATGACGAGGCTGTATTCGAGACCCGCGCAGCGCGCTTCGAATCGCTTGCCGCGCCGAGCGATTTGCCCGCCCTCGTCGCTCACGAGCGGTGCCTCTTCGCGCGCGACCGGCTCGATTTCGCCTTCGTGGCGGAAAACACGAGCAAGATTGACGGCGACGATCCCCTTTGGAGTCTACGGCGTGCAGCAATGCTTTATTGGGTCGGGGAGATGGAGGCGGCCCAACGGACTGTCGGTGCGGCGGCCCGGGAGTTACGAGCGCGAGTTCTGCGTGATCCCGACAGCGTCGCGCTCCGTTCGCGTTTAGCTTGGGCAGTGATGTTGGTTAGCGTGGTGCGCTGGGAGGACGACGGGGGGCTACTTGCCGAATTGGACGGTCTGGATCGGTTGGCGCTGCGCGAATACGACCCGTGGAAGCAATTGCACGCCCTCGACGCAGAGAGCGATGAGCAACTCCGCAAGCGCATGGAAGCGAGACAGATTGAGCCTGGTTTCGAGGCGGGCACTTACAGGGATAACGGCAACTCCGTCACCTTCGCTGACTCGGAGGTCACGACGCTTGGCGAGTTGCGCCATGTAGCCGAGCGAGCAGGACTGCCAATCCACACACAGCATGTGAACGTACTCGGTACCCGCCTTGCGGACGCGTTGCGGCTCGTTTTCGAGCCGACTGCGGCGTGGCATGCTGCGTTTCTCTCGACGCAGCCGGATTACTCCAAGGGGCCGATCGATATTCATCTCGGTCGCATAGCCGTCGCCCGTCTTGATGAGAAAGCGGTCGCGGAGCTTCGGAAACGGCTAGAACACGCGATCACCTATTGGTGCGCCCGCCTACGCAGCAAAGGCAACGACTACAAAGACGTTGACGTACTACGCCTCTACGTCGAGGCGTTGTCCCGAGTGGCGGCGCGCGACGACGCCGACAACGCCAAAGCGCACGTACGCCTTGCGGTAGAATTGGCGACAGACGGCGGACTGAAGCATTGGCGGATGAACGAACCAATTGGCCACCTGCTAAAGCGCGCGGTTGATGCCGTGCCCACCGATGAGCGGGGTGAATTGTCATCCGAACTGTTGCGCTTCCCTCTGGCTGTGGAGCGAGACACCAGCATTCCGCCGGGTTCGTGGTACGACCCCGGTGAGGACGCCTACCGCTTCGTTCGCCGAAGCGGGAATGAAGCCATCTTCGACGCTCGCGTGGCCGCGTTCCTTCGCCATCTAGTTGATGGCGGACCCTCTCGGACAGAGGCGGCCGTGCGCCTGCTTTACCTGCACGAAAGAGAGCAGCTGAAGAGTGATCAGGTTTCCTCGTTCGCCGACGCCCTCTGGAAAGACATCCCACCGGGCAGTAATGATCTGCCCAAGGGCTTAAATCTGCTCTCGCATGCGTTCCTCATTGCGCCCGCGCCGCCGACCATCGACGCCCGCGCGCGCGTCTACTCGCACTTTTACGGACCCGGCGACGGAGCGGACCCTATCCACCTTGTGGCCGCGGCCTCGGGCCGAAAGCCTTACATGCAGCCAACCGAATCGGACGCGGTCCGATTGTTCCGCAAAGTGGCTGGTTGGCGTCCAGAAAAGCCGGTTTCCGACGTCTTACGCAACGCCCTCGTTCATGTGGCCCGACAGGAAAACAGCCGGCTGATGGCCTTCATCCTCGGCATCGTTGCTGCGCCCGCGCTTGGCAAGCATGATCGTTCAGTTGAGCAGGCCGAGGCCGCACTGACCTTTCTGCACGAGACCGGCTTGCCGGAAGCGCTCTCCTCGTTGCCTGTGTTCTACGGTGTGGACGCGAACATTAATCGCCGGATCGAGGCGGCATTTGTACGGCCACTAGCGATCGGCGACCGCAGGGCCACGCCCGCTGCTGTCGACGCACTTGACCGCTGGCTGCGTCTATCCGAAATCGATCAAGCACCCCCCCTGCCTGATGTCCTGCGCGACAGGGCGCTGCGGGCCTTTGAGCGTGGGCGGATTGGCGGACTGGGTAGTCTCATCTATCTCGCGCGTCGCCTGATCGAGGCGGACCGCTGCGGCAGTGCTGAACTCGATCGCATCACCGAAATGCTCGATGAACTCCGCGAGGCGACAGACTACGGTCCGCCCGATGGCGACGGCCATATTCAGTCCGACAGGGCCGTTTCCTTACCTCTCGCCCGCGCCGAGTGCGTCCGACTTGCACGAGCGCTTGAACGAAAAGGAGTGACAACCGAGCCGGTCCATGCGTGGCGCGAACTCGCCGCTCGCGACCCACTTCCCGAAGTTCGTGAAGCCACGCGTGACGTGACGGACGAATGA